The Thiogranum longum genome includes a region encoding these proteins:
- a CDS encoding flippase: MKTDGNFRKIAKGGAVFTGGSIGATAIQFVTGLIVIRLLERSDYGLISLGTTAVTILTVISMLGFRTAVPRFLARHRAQGNKVIAGEVAGTALMCAVVLSSLFALMLYGQATLVAHMFDKPAVAPVFRMLALMLPAMVLIETFSAIFQGMENVRAKVIFQDLTMNLMRLILLLPVAIAGLGFQGVLWAYVSTAWITLAIYLVYAIRNVRGVLHPQVSWAVTKDLLWFSFPLLGVSIMTNVVTWAATLTLGYLQPAEELGRFSAPLRLAAILPVPLAGMTFLFLPVVSKLVARDARQEILELYRSTTKWAFIVTMPLLMYFVVDAEFMVTLLFGAAYHDSANVLRILMIGFAINAFTGPNASAIVAFGDTGTPFVLAMLAAGSAVLLCLLLVPQYGALGAALGTAIAKSVSHVLMSVMLYRKFRIHALTAAFLKPVLFVAVVTALAGGLLHNVHVESPLLHLLLFLGVTALTLSAPLVTRTLVKADLDLIGSIERRIWGKPRITRKLRRWVVDQPAGQGPER; this comes from the coding sequence ATGAAGACGGACGGCAACTTCCGCAAAATCGCCAAGGGCGGCGCAGTGTTTACTGGCGGATCGATCGGTGCGACAGCCATTCAGTTCGTGACAGGGCTGATTGTCATTCGTTTGCTGGAACGCAGTGACTATGGTCTGATCTCTCTCGGCACAACGGCTGTCACAATTCTCACAGTAATATCCATGCTGGGTTTCAGGACTGCTGTACCTCGCTTCCTTGCCAGGCATCGGGCGCAGGGCAACAAGGTGATCGCCGGCGAGGTCGCAGGCACTGCGCTGATGTGCGCAGTGGTTCTGTCCAGCCTGTTCGCACTGATGCTCTACGGGCAGGCAACGCTGGTTGCGCATATGTTCGATAAGCCGGCCGTGGCTCCGGTCTTCAGGATGCTGGCATTAATGCTGCCCGCAATGGTCCTGATCGAAACATTTTCCGCCATTTTCCAGGGGATGGAAAATGTACGAGCCAAGGTGATATTCCAGGATCTGACGATGAACCTGATGCGACTTATCCTGCTGCTCCCTGTAGCAATCGCAGGGCTCGGATTCCAGGGAGTGTTGTGGGCGTATGTATCCACCGCCTGGATAACGCTGGCGATCTATCTGGTCTATGCCATACGCAATGTGAGAGGTGTCCTGCATCCACAAGTGAGTTGGGCAGTGACCAAGGATCTGCTATGGTTTTCGTTTCCGTTACTGGGTGTGAGCATCATGACCAATGTGGTTACCTGGGCGGCGACACTTACACTTGGTTACCTGCAACCGGCCGAGGAGTTGGGCCGCTTCAGTGCACCACTCAGGCTTGCCGCTATCCTCCCGGTACCTCTTGCGGGTATGACCTTCCTTTTTCTTCCGGTGGTCAGCAAGCTCGTGGCGCGCGATGCCAGGCAGGAGATTCTGGAACTCTATCGTAGTACCACCAAGTGGGCATTCATTGTGACGATGCCTTTGCTGATGTATTTCGTGGTTGATGCGGAGTTTATGGTCACGCTGCTGTTTGGCGCTGCGTATCACGATTCAGCCAACGTACTGCGTATCCTGATGATCGGTTTTGCAATCAATGCGTTTACGGGTCCGAATGCGTCGGCAATAGTAGCCTTCGGAGACACAGGTACACCGTTCGTGCTGGCCATGCTGGCTGCGGGGTCGGCAGTGTTGCTATGCCTGTTGCTGGTTCCGCAGTATGGTGCGTTGGGGGCTGCGTTGGGCACGGCGATAGCCAAGTCCGTGTCGCATGTGTTGATGTCTGTCATGTTGTACAGGAAGTTTCGTATTCATGCACTGACCGCTGCGTTCCTTAAACCTGTGTTGTTTGTAGCCGTGGTTACGGCGCTGGCCGGGGGGCTCCTGCACAATGTGCATGTTGAAAGCCCGTTGCTCCATTTATTACTCTTTCTCGGCGTTACCGCACTGACCCTGAGTGCACCGCTTGTCACTCGGACACTGGTGAAGGCGGACCTTGATCTCATCGGTTCAATCGAACGGCGTATCTGGGGGAAACCGAGGATTACCAGGAAATTGCGCCGATGGGTGGTCGATCAACCCGCAGGACAAGGACCGGAAAGATGA
- a CDS encoding sulfotransferase domain-containing protein: protein MNLVFHIGYHKTGTSWLQQCYFRQHPGIVLLGNPEQPWEDSFLSYLIATPDTDFEPGIAKALLVECVSEAGDSPSERKALLVSAERLSGHPFSGGYDNVRIARRIAGAFVDAKIICVVRNQRDMISSVYKQLVSEGFPGTLEQLVSSRSWKTTSFNLAYFEYDRLISQYHELFGKDRVCLLQYELMRKDLASFLGRLCTFMGVDHVEPNFQQAKSRVNPSLPDASIGMVRRLNYFRRTELYPFPVFNLNRGYRRLRSLAVKLTRGTSLNASRQDGQFLQDLCASYSESNARLASMLGDEFIEY, encoded by the coding sequence ATGAATCTGGTGTTTCACATCGGGTATCACAAGACGGGAACAAGCTGGCTGCAGCAATGCTATTTCCGGCAGCACCCCGGGATTGTGCTTCTGGGTAATCCCGAGCAGCCGTGGGAGGACAGTTTTTTGTCGTATCTCATCGCTACGCCGGATACGGATTTTGAGCCTGGGATAGCAAAAGCACTGTTGGTAGAATGTGTAAGTGAGGCCGGTGATTCACCTTCTGAACGTAAGGCACTGCTGGTTTCTGCAGAACGCCTGTCGGGACATCCATTTTCAGGTGGGTACGACAACGTAAGGATTGCAAGGCGGATTGCTGGCGCGTTTGTTGATGCGAAGATCATCTGTGTGGTACGTAATCAACGCGATATGATTTCTTCGGTTTATAAGCAATTAGTGTCAGAAGGATTCCCTGGTACGCTTGAGCAACTTGTGAGTTCACGTAGCTGGAAGACAACGTCTTTCAATCTTGCCTATTTCGAGTATGATCGACTGATTTCGCAATACCATGAACTGTTTGGAAAAGACCGTGTATGCCTGTTGCAATACGAGCTGATGAGGAAAGATCTGGCCTCTTTCCTCGGCAGACTTTGTACATTTATGGGGGTCGACCACGTGGAGCCTAATTTTCAACAGGCGAAAAGCCGGGTTAATCCGAGTCTCCCCGATGCAAGTATAGGGATGGTGCGCAGACTCAACTACTTTCGAAGAACGGAGCTGTACCCGTTCCCTGTATTTAATCTGAATAGAGGTTACAGGCGGCTACGGAGCCTGGCCGTCAAACTGACTAGGGGAACATCCCTGAATGCATCGCGGCAGGACGGGCAGTTCCTGCAGGATCTTTGCGCATCTTATTCAGAGTCAAATGCACGGCTGGCAAGTATGCTGGGCGATGAATTCATTGAATACTGA
- a CDS encoding O-antigen ligase family protein codes for MFNLIPGNTRAGGTRTLDAGLVIILLGLVYYALKLRRSTAQPLANFFSWYVFFYLLLVVVQVAVASLNYSQSILDGFIAARHQLYYLSFPVFLLGLNDLQKVETFMKAFTGLAIVLIVISLVNYSGFTMFYHQRAEGHGVRSGIVRAFIPAMSIMVMAALWEFWAYLRDNRRFSIHLASFMIVYGAIIFRQTRGRIIAVTLTLVLMLIAKRRFKLLAGGAVLLVLGLGIQMLVGSESILLNTFESAYSDVAQGEGTWSTRMKQIQSSWNVFMDNFMTGSGGLVIRQQEGGWAGWGDLLTVAFNADLGYWTWLKFFGYPGIVFLLALVLVFYRYALLCGSHGERAYIGQFAAYHFTCILISMVTINYLTHPAGIVLLCLTMAIVVRAAKAEETSLAEPEAEIPAERKISPWNP; via the coding sequence ATGTTTAACCTTATTCCGGGTAATACGCGTGCGGGTGGGACACGCACGCTGGATGCCGGTCTGGTCATAATTTTACTTGGTCTTGTATATTACGCGTTGAAACTTCGGCGTAGTACAGCGCAACCCCTTGCCAATTTTTTTTCATGGTATGTGTTCTTTTACCTTTTACTCGTTGTAGTTCAGGTAGCTGTTGCCAGTCTCAATTATTCGCAATCCATCCTGGACGGATTTATTGCAGCACGTCACCAGTTATATTACCTTTCCTTCCCTGTTTTTTTGCTGGGTTTGAACGATCTTCAGAAAGTAGAGACTTTCATGAAGGCATTTACGGGGCTGGCTATAGTCCTGATCGTAATTTCACTGGTTAATTATTCAGGTTTCACTATGTTCTACCATCAGCGTGCTGAAGGCCATGGTGTCCGCTCGGGTATAGTGCGTGCTTTTATACCGGCAATGAGTATTATGGTCATGGCCGCGCTGTGGGAATTCTGGGCCTACCTGAGGGATAACCGCCGTTTCTCTATTCATCTTGCCTCTTTTATGATTGTCTATGGCGCTATCATATTCCGGCAGACCCGAGGTCGTATTATCGCAGTTACATTGACACTGGTATTAATGCTGATAGCCAAGCGGCGTTTCAAGTTACTCGCAGGAGGGGCGGTTCTTCTAGTACTCGGGCTCGGGATTCAAATGCTTGTTGGCAGCGAGAGTATTCTGTTGAATACGTTCGAATCCGCTTACTCGGATGTTGCCCAGGGTGAGGGAACCTGGAGTACCCGCATGAAACAGATACAGTCCTCCTGGAACGTATTTATGGATAACTTTATGACAGGCAGTGGCGGCCTTGTTATTCGCCAGCAGGAGGGCGGATGGGCGGGTTGGGGGGATCTTCTGACTGTGGCTTTTAACGCTGATCTTGGCTACTGGACGTGGCTGAAGTTTTTTGGTTATCCGGGGATCGTGTTCCTGTTGGCGCTGGTGCTGGTTTTCTACAGGTATGCGTTGCTATGTGGTAGTCACGGGGAGCGTGCCTACATTGGTCAGTTCGCGGCTTATCACTTTACCTGCATTCTTATTTCGATGGTAACCATCAACTACCTGACACATCCTGCAGGTATTGTCCTGCTATGCCTGACGATGGCGATCGTTGTACGCGCTGCGAAGGCAGAGGAAACCTCCCTGGCAGAACCCGAAGCTGAAATACCTGCAGAACGGAAAATATCACCTTGGAATCCATGA
- a CDS encoding glycosyltransferase family 2 protein, giving the protein MNRVAIILVNWNGLQDTLDCLASLSEQSFKDWVAIVVDNNSRIDPSAIEDRYPDVVLLRNKDNLGFCGGNNTGISKAAELGVDYCWILNNDTEVAPDCLEKLVQSLDQDAGLGAVAHPINYYDDRKLHWFAGGYFKDGLPAHHGYFKPVAETRPLPADTEFFTGCSFLARTSLLQHLGGFDENYFCYVEDVDLSMRIKASGFRIGYVPDAVIWHKVSRSSGIRSPVKLYYKHRNMLYYLAKFGRPAQVRLRWWMISMRFILSLLLKHHDPVAAWALARGLIHGATNHMGRMSL; this is encoded by the coding sequence ATGAACCGGGTAGCCATCATACTCGTCAACTGGAACGGGCTTCAGGATACACTCGATTGTCTCGCATCTTTATCCGAGCAGTCATTCAAGGACTGGGTTGCTATCGTGGTTGATAATAATTCCCGTATTGATCCATCCGCGATCGAGGACCGTTACCCGGATGTGGTGTTGCTCAGGAACAAGGATAACCTAGGGTTCTGCGGTGGAAATAATACGGGTATCAGCAAAGCTGCCGAACTTGGAGTTGATTACTGCTGGATATTGAATAACGATACGGAGGTGGCTCCCGACTGCCTTGAGAAACTCGTGCAGTCACTTGATCAGGATGCCGGACTTGGAGCTGTTGCGCACCCCATTAATTACTACGATGATCGCAAGCTGCACTGGTTTGCCGGTGGATATTTCAAGGATGGTTTGCCCGCACATCACGGTTACTTCAAACCCGTGGCGGAAACACGGCCACTGCCGGCAGATACAGAATTCTTCACCGGATGTTCATTCCTGGCTCGTACCAGCCTGTTGCAGCATCTGGGCGGGTTCGATGAGAACTATTTCTGTTATGTCGAGGATGTCGACCTGTCCATGCGCATCAAGGCGAGTGGTTTTCGTATTGGCTATGTTCCGGATGCCGTTATCTGGCACAAGGTTTCCCGCTCATCAGGGATACGTTCCCCTGTCAAACTGTACTACAAACACAGAAATATGCTGTATTACCTGGCCAAGTTCGGCCGGCCGGCGCAGGTCAGGTTGCGCTGGTGGATGATATCGATGCGTTTCATCCTGTCGTTGCTCCTAAAGCACCATGATCCCGTAGCTGCGTGGGCACTCGCGCGCGGACTGATACATGGTGCAACGAATCATATGGGCAGAATGTCGTTATAG
- a CDS encoding glycosyltransferase family 4 protein has protein sequence MGNSSMHVVVIPHGFQEHYALGFVNGLATNGVAVDFIRADNMDSTLLHRDIRWFNLGRNTDSKIGAVKKLWRFLAYHTRLVNFVAARRGSVVHVIGLLRTPLVTGVIEGLLFRTFAAKYVLTVHNLLPHDRHTVMNKWLFRRIYRIPQLLIVHTKRMKDELVTSFGIKPERIVVMQHGLNDIVPDNNETRAECRAQLDLPSDVCILLFFGRIAPYKGLGTLLDAFAELDGNSVLVIAGAPVSQGYRRKIEELIQSHPRRTSIICRFGFVPNTEVASYFRAADALMMPYRHIDQSGVLFLAFRFGLPVVAFDVGAMREYVHKDVGVLVAGESAGDFARGIQVFQQEAELRFENQAVSDVTRRFRWEVVVEPLIRAFSESA, from the coding sequence ATGGGTAATTCGTCGATGCACGTGGTTGTTATCCCGCACGGTTTTCAGGAGCACTATGCTCTGGGCTTCGTTAATGGTCTGGCAACCAATGGGGTGGCTGTCGATTTTATCCGTGCAGATAATATGGATAGCACGCTGTTGCACCGTGATATTCGTTGGTTCAATCTTGGTCGAAATACCGATTCCAAGATTGGTGCAGTAAAGAAACTATGGCGCTTCCTTGCCTATCATACCCGACTGGTTAATTTTGTCGCAGCACGTCGGGGGAGTGTGGTGCATGTTATCGGTCTGCTAAGGACCCCCTTGGTAACAGGCGTCATCGAGGGGCTGCTGTTTCGCACATTCGCAGCCAAGTATGTGCTGACGGTGCACAACCTGTTGCCTCATGACAGGCATACTGTCATGAATAAGTGGTTATTCCGAAGGATCTACCGTATTCCACAGCTGCTGATCGTCCATACTAAACGAATGAAGGACGAGCTGGTGACATCATTCGGTATCAAGCCAGAGCGTATAGTGGTTATGCAGCATGGTCTGAATGATATTGTTCCGGATAACAACGAAACCCGTGCCGAGTGCAGGGCTCAGCTGGACTTGCCATCCGACGTTTGCATATTGCTGTTTTTCGGTCGCATCGCCCCATACAAAGGCCTGGGGACCCTGCTGGATGCGTTTGCAGAACTTGACGGTAATTCTGTTCTGGTGATTGCAGGTGCCCCGGTCAGCCAGGGATACCGCCGCAAGATTGAAGAGTTGATACAGTCACACCCGCGGCGGACCAGTATCATATGCAGATTCGGGTTTGTCCCGAACACCGAAGTCGCATCGTATTTCCGTGCAGCCGATGCACTCATGATGCCATACAGGCACATTGATCAAAGTGGCGTGTTGTTCCTGGCATTCCGGTTTGGTTTGCCAGTAGTCGCTTTTGACGTCGGAGCAATGCGTGAATATGTCCATAAGGACGTCGGCGTACTGGTTGCGGGGGAGAGCGCGGGAGACTTTGCCCGGGGAATACAGGTATTTCAGCAAGAAGCAGAATTGCGCTTTGAAAATCAGGCTGTCAGCGACGTCACCCGTCGTTTCAGATGGGAGGTTGTTGTGGAGCCGCTGATCAGGGCTTTCAGCGAGAGCGCATAG
- a CDS encoding heparin lyase I family protein, translated as MGSFGDVKTERDCNANAFTLAASPARDGTSMKVFNDGTKPCAEPNGEMKHRTEIQWGAKTSYSELNKPYWFGFSMFIPKDFPTKAQNSDSDIVAQWIGGSYGPKLSFQITAGEQLAVRRDWSAN; from the coding sequence CTGGGAAGTTTTGGTGATGTCAAAACCGAGCGGGATTGTAATGCTAACGCATTCACACTGGCGGCTTCCCCTGCACGTGATGGTACATCAATGAAGGTATTTAATGATGGTACGAAACCGTGTGCCGAGCCTAATGGAGAAATGAAACATCGCACGGAGATTCAATGGGGTGCCAAGACCAGCTATTCAGAGTTGAATAAACCGTACTGGTTCGGTTTTAGCATGTTCATACCCAAGGACTTCCCTACCAAAGCACAAAATTCGGACTCGGATATCGTGGCGCAGTGGATAGGTGGCTCCTATGGTCCGAAATTGTCATTTCAGATAACTGCTGGAGAGCAACTTGCGGTACGCCGTGACTGGTCAGCGAATTAA
- a CDS encoding sulfotransferase family protein has product MYSENPHPNFFIVGAAKGGTTSLHAYISQHPQVYMSPIKETNYFSQADMRPELFNHEYRQDTRLNLPRYLSGTMEKHVHIANVEHREDYIRLFHGVRDEKAIGEASTSYLYCPSAAARISEAFPEARVVAILRNPVERAFSHYLMNLRLGKTLDTDFIREVEADYQLVNKGWGVSRLYLDLGLYSEQVKRYQEHFPAEHVHIIVYDDYRANPGETMSALCRFLGIDEQVSMDLSRKHNAAGVPRLKYLNYILTQSGAISAVKRIVPGALKQQLKSLMYSDKSVPEMDARARARLEDFYREDITQLGDLLNRDLSGWLAN; this is encoded by the coding sequence ATGTATTCGGAGAATCCACACCCAAATTTTTTTATAGTCGGCGCTGCAAAAGGGGGTACGACCTCGCTACACGCATATATTTCACAGCACCCCCAGGTGTACATGTCACCTATCAAGGAAACCAACTATTTCTCCCAGGCTGATATGCGTCCCGAGCTCTTTAACCACGAGTATCGACAGGATACCAGGCTAAACCTGCCTCGCTATCTCTCGGGCACTATGGAAAAGCATGTACATATTGCCAATGTCGAGCACCGGGAAGACTATATCCGGCTATTCCACGGTGTTCGTGACGAGAAGGCAATAGGTGAGGCAAGTACTTCCTATCTGTATTGCCCTTCAGCGGCCGCGCGAATATCAGAGGCGTTCCCGGAAGCGCGTGTTGTAGCGATTCTGCGCAATCCTGTTGAGCGGGCCTTTTCACACTATCTTATGAATCTGCGTCTGGGTAAGACGCTCGATACTGATTTTATTCGCGAGGTTGAGGCAGATTACCAGCTGGTAAACAAGGGTTGGGGCGTAAGCCGGCTATATCTGGACCTTGGGCTATACAGTGAGCAGGTGAAGCGATACCAGGAGCATTTCCCCGCCGAGCATGTACACATAATTGTCTATGACGATTACCGGGCTAACCCCGGTGAAACGATGTCTGCATTGTGCCGGTTCCTCGGCATCGATGAGCAGGTTTCCATGGATCTTTCCCGTAAACACAATGCCGCTGGTGTGCCACGGTTGAAATATCTCAATTACATATTGACGCAGTCCGGCGCCATCAGTGCTGTAAAGCGAATTGTCCCTGGTGCATTAAAACAACAGCTGAAGTCGCTCATGTACTCGGACAAGTCGGTTCCAGAGATGGATGCCCGTGCACGTGCCCGCCTTGAGGATTTCTACCGTGAAGATATCACTCAACTGGGTGACTTGCTCAACAGGGATTTGTCGGGCTGGCTGGCTAACTGA
- a CDS encoding sulfotransferase family 2 domain-containing protein gives MIISDKHKYVFIELPRTGSTAIANELREQYDGIPILYKHATYEEFLRDATPEQREYFSFSGIRNPLDDVVSVYAKYAQDPRKLYRDPEKLKVQSRNLLERIRDRRRVRFIERGNAEFADFFLKFYRFPYSRWSELSHTSFDFLIHFERLQEDFSEALTLIGIEPRRPLPERNRTGGKANDYLSYYTPETIARAKWVFGPYMKKWGYAFPEEWGEVNVSWWNQLEFRLVNNLKGTYWKYLRPQLAKLRSMAHQGV, from the coding sequence ATGATTATAAGCGATAAGCATAAATACGTATTTATCGAACTACCGCGTACCGGCTCCACGGCAATTGCCAACGAGTTGCGTGAGCAATATGACGGGATCCCTATACTTTACAAGCATGCTACCTACGAAGAGTTTCTCAGGGATGCGACGCCTGAACAGCGTGAATATTTTTCATTTTCGGGTATCCGAAACCCACTCGACGACGTAGTCAGTGTATACGCCAAGTATGCACAGGATCCGCGCAAGCTCTATCGGGATCCTGAAAAACTCAAGGTTCAGAGCCGTAACCTGCTGGAGCGTATACGTGACCGAAGACGTGTACGATTCATTGAGCGTGGTAATGCAGAATTCGCAGATTTCTTTTTGAAGTTTTACCGGTTTCCCTACAGTCGATGGAGTGAGTTATCACATACCAGTTTCGACTTCCTGATCCACTTTGAACGTCTGCAGGAGGACTTCTCTGAGGCACTGACTCTGATTGGCATTGAACCCAGGCGACCGTTGCCCGAGCGAAACCGCACAGGGGGGAAGGCGAACGACTATTTGTCATACTATACGCCCGAGACCATAGCGCGTGCCAAGTGGGTGTTCGGGCCCTATATGAAGAAGTGGGGTTATGCATTCCCGGAAGAGTGGGGCGAAGTGAACGTATCCTGGTGGAATCAGCTGGAGTTTAGACTGGTAAATAACCTGAAGGGCACTTACTGGAAATACCTTCGCCCGCAACTGGCCAAGCTGCGCTCCATGGCGCATCAAGGGGTTTAG
- a CDS encoding class I SAM-dependent methyltransferase codes for MADCAAGLGWLSFAYLLYGGKQAILIEPDRQRIIAAKEIAGILGLYDRCCFENALLENVRLLDNSVDVFCSIETLEHVGGHNVCACIENIARVARQMVLLTTPNKLFPVIAHDTRLPFAHWLPSRLLQHYAKAFGRLDKEQGNYFLAPWHLGPLRRKFHSNASYQTFSSIDEFDGFYPHYLPYGRDTPGRYRTMPSGAKRVFVKWAGKFLGSNAYMISPNLSTVWTTTTRPAESSGSQLGSVWH; via the coding sequence ATGGCGGATTGTGCGGCTGGTCTTGGTTGGCTCAGTTTTGCGTATCTTCTGTACGGAGGAAAACAGGCAATTCTGATTGAACCTGACAGGCAACGTATCATTGCTGCAAAGGAAATTGCCGGAATTCTCGGGCTCTATGACCGCTGTTGTTTCGAAAACGCACTACTGGAGAATGTCAGGCTGCTGGATAACAGTGTTGATGTTTTTTGCAGCATAGAGACTCTGGAGCATGTGGGAGGGCATAATGTTTGCGCGTGCATAGAAAATATAGCCCGTGTGGCACGTCAAATGGTGTTATTGACCACACCTAACAAGCTGTTTCCGGTGATTGCACATGATACGCGACTGCCTTTTGCCCACTGGCTTCCAAGCCGTCTTCTCCAACACTATGCAAAAGCATTTGGGCGGCTGGATAAAGAGCAGGGTAATTATTTTCTGGCACCCTGGCATCTCGGGCCACTGAGGAGAAAATTTCACTCCAATGCTTCATACCAGACATTTTCGTCTATAGATGAATTTGACGGGTTCTACCCTCACTATCTGCCATATGGCCGGGATACACCGGGACGATATCGTACAATGCCGTCTGGTGCTAAGAGAGTATTCGTGAAGTGGGCTGGTAAATTCCTCGGCTCTAACGCATACATGATATCTCCGAATCTGTCCACAGTCTGGACTACAACAACGCGCCCTGCAGAATCTTCCGGTAGTCAGCTCGGGAGTGTCTGGCACTAG
- a CDS encoding glycosyltransferase yields the protein MNNKRIVIISPCRDEETTLERTIASLSAQTRLPDLWVVVDDGSSDRTPGILQEAAQRLPWLRVVRREDRGTRKVGGGVIDAFYDGLAAVDIDYDFVAKMDVDLEFPPRYIERLLEYFDRDPDLAAASGKVFRPENGKLVEEYMIDEMVAGQFKFYRREAFERINGFVRDVMWDGIDFHRARMEGYHTASIHDPDLKIMHLRLMGSSHRSVYHGRLRWGSGQWFMGSCLSYTVASGVFRMREKPYILGGLLIIAGYLMAALRGERRYEDMRFRRELHRWQHARLKALLLGRKPA from the coding sequence ATGAATAATAAACGTATAGTTATCATTTCCCCCTGCCGTGACGAGGAGACGACGCTGGAACGTACCATTGCCAGCCTGTCTGCACAAACTCGTTTGCCGGATTTGTGGGTTGTTGTTGACGATGGCTCGAGCGATCGTACGCCGGGGATTCTACAGGAAGCCGCGCAACGACTTCCCTGGCTGCGGGTTGTTCGGCGAGAGGATCGCGGTACTCGTAAAGTGGGTGGTGGTGTTATCGATGCATTTTACGATGGCCTGGCGGCGGTAGACATCGATTATGACTTCGTTGCAAAAATGGACGTGGACCTAGAATTTCCCCCACGTTACATTGAACGGTTACTTGAGTATTTTGACCGTGATCCTGATCTCGCTGCAGCCAGTGGCAAGGTGTTCCGCCCCGAGAATGGGAAGCTGGTGGAAGAATACATGATCGATGAGATGGTGGCCGGGCAGTTTAAATTCTATCGTCGTGAGGCATTTGAACGTATTAACGGTTTTGTCCGTGATGTGATGTGGGACGGAATCGACTTTCACCGTGCCCGTATGGAGGGTTACCATACCGCCAGTATCCACGATCCAGACCTGAAGATTATGCACCTGCGCCTCATGGGCTCGTCACACCGTAGTGTCTACCATGGGCGCTTGCGCTGGGGAAGCGGTCAGTGGTTCATGGGTTCTTGCCTGTCCTACACGGTAGCCAGCGGGGTATTCCGGATGAGGGAGAAGCCATACATCCTTGGCGGACTGCTGATTATTGCCGGTTATTTAATGGCTGCGTTACGTGGTGAACGCCGTTATGAAGACATGCGTTTTCGCCGTGAACTGCATCGTTGGCAGCATGCCCGTCTTAAAGCGCTGTTGCTCGGGCGTAAACCTGCATGA